Proteins encoded in a region of the Cyanobacteria bacterium QS_8_64_29 genome:
- the gloB gene encoding hydroxyacylglutathione hydrolase, with translation MDIHRVPALADNYMYLLHDPQRQEAAAVDPAESEPIERLLAQLGAELVAIFNTHHHFDHVGGNEALKRRHPQARVYGGAGDRGRIPQQDGFLEQGDRVALGDHQAEIVFTPGHTRAQIAYYFPPETEGGTGELFCGDTLFAGGCGRLFEGNAEQMVDSLAKLRAFPDCTRVWCGHEYTLKNLQFALTVDGDNPELQARLREVQAQRQQDSATVPSQLAVEKRTNPFLRWDAPALQSAAGSADAVATFAQIRRIKDRF, from the coding sequence ATGGACATCCATCGGGTGCCTGCCCTAGCGGACAACTACATGTACCTGCTGCACGATCCGCAGCGCCAGGAAGCGGCCGCCGTCGATCCGGCTGAATCTGAGCCCATCGAGCGGCTGCTGGCGCAGCTGGGGGCCGAGCTCGTTGCCATTTTCAACACCCACCACCACTTCGACCACGTGGGTGGCAACGAGGCCCTCAAGCGGCGCCATCCCCAGGCTCGGGTTTATGGCGGTGCTGGCGATCGCGGCCGAATCCCGCAGCAGGATGGCTTTTTGGAACAAGGCGACCGGGTCGCCTTGGGCGATCACCAAGCCGAGATCGTCTTTACCCCCGGCCATACGCGAGCCCAAATTGCCTACTACTTTCCGCCCGAGACTGAGGGCGGAACGGGCGAGCTGTTCTGCGGCGATACGCTGTTTGCCGGCGGCTGCGGCCGCCTGTTTGAGGGCAACGCCGAGCAGATGGTGGATTCGCTGGCCAAGCTGCGCGCGTTCCCCGATTGCACCCGCGTCTGGTGCGGGCACGAATACACCCTCAAAAACCTCCAGTTCGCCCTCACCGTCGATGGCGACAATCCCGAGCTGCAGGCGCGCTTGCGCGAGGTGCAAGCGCAGCGCCAGCAGGATAGCGCCACCGTGCCGTCGCAGCTCGCGGTGGAAAAGCGCACCAATCCCTTCCTGCGCTGGGATGCGCCTGCCTTGCAATCGGCGGCAGGCAGCGCGGATGCGG
- a CDS encoding radical SAM protein, with amino-acid sequence MSAFARERLLFQPASPDVHAVPTILAYPNTYSVGITSLGYQLVWAHLATRTDVRVSRSFGDASESLPREPELVGFSVSWELDYGNILDRLEALELPVRTADRGDRHPLVFGGGPVLSANPEPFADFFDAILLGDGENLLDGLLDAYQEVRNAERETQLHRLAQVPGIYVPSRYAVTYQAPDEPIQAIEPTHPEVPAQVHKQTFRGNGLSHSMVVTPEAAWASIYMVEVVRSCPEMCRFCLASYLTLPFRAASVEQSLIPAIDRGLQATQRIGLLGASVTQHPEFEALLDRLAQPQYDGVRLSVASVRANTVTEKLARTLARRETRSVTIAVESGSPRVRQIVNKKLEQAQIERAAINARAGGLKGLKLYGMVGVPGEEPADLDDTVAMMASLKQAAPGLRLTLGCSTFVPKAHTPLQWCGLDPAGKKRQQYLQKQLRSRGIEFRPESYNWSVVQALLSRGDRRLSQLLELAREYGESVGSYKRAFKALRGHIPPLEFYVHQHWPRDRVLPWQHLQGPLPPQTLHQHYEAAARHFDRTPQPTA; translated from the coding sequence GTGAGCGCATTCGCCCGCGAACGCCTGCTGTTTCAACCGGCCTCGCCGGACGTCCACGCCGTTCCCACCATCCTGGCCTATCCCAATACCTACAGCGTGGGCATCACCAGCCTGGGCTATCAGCTGGTGTGGGCCCATTTGGCAACGCGCACCGACGTCCGCGTCAGCCGCTCGTTTGGCGACGCCAGCGAGTCCCTGCCGCGCGAACCGGAGCTGGTGGGCTTTTCGGTGTCTTGGGAGCTGGACTACGGCAACATCCTGGATCGCCTCGAGGCACTGGAGCTGCCCGTGCGCACCGCCGATCGCGGTGATCGCCACCCGCTGGTCTTTGGCGGCGGCCCCGTGCTAAGCGCCAACCCCGAGCCCTTTGCTGATTTCTTTGACGCCATCTTGCTAGGGGACGGCGAGAATCTGCTCGACGGGCTGCTAGACGCTTACCAGGAAGTCCGCAACGCCGAGCGCGAGACGCAGCTGCACCGCCTGGCGCAGGTGCCGGGAATCTACGTCCCTAGCCGCTACGCGGTCACCTACCAAGCCCCAGACGAGCCCATCCAAGCCATCGAGCCCACTCACCCCGAGGTTCCGGCGCAGGTGCACAAGCAGACCTTTCGCGGCAACGGCCTGTCGCACTCGATGGTGGTGACCCCCGAGGCCGCTTGGGCGAGCATCTACATGGTGGAGGTGGTGCGCAGCTGCCCCGAGATGTGCCGCTTCTGCCTGGCCAGCTACTTGACGCTGCCCTTTCGCGCGGCCTCTGTGGAGCAATCCCTCATCCCCGCCATCGACCGGGGGTTGCAAGCCACCCAACGCATTGGCTTGCTAGGGGCCTCGGTGACCCAGCACCCAGAGTTTGAGGCCCTGCTCGATCGCTTGGCGCAACCGCAGTACGACGGCGTGCGGCTCAGCGTGGCCTCGGTGCGCGCCAATACGGTGACCGAGAAGCTGGCGCGTACCCTGGCCCGGCGCGAGACCCGCTCGGTCACCATCGCCGTCGAGAGCGGCTCGCCGCGGGTGCGCCAAATCGTCAACAAAAAGCTGGAGCAGGCCCAGATCGAGCGGGCTGCCATCAACGCTCGCGCCGGCGGCCTCAAGGGGCTCAAGCTTTACGGCATGGTGGGCGTGCCCGGCGAGGAACCGGCCGATTTGGACGACACAGTGGCCATGATGGCCTCGCTCAAGCAGGCAGCGCCGGGGTTGCGCCTGACCCTGGGCTGCAGCACCTTCGTGCCCAAAGCCCACACGCCCTTGCAGTGGTGCGGCCTGGATCCGGCCGGGAAAAAGCGGCAGCAGTACTTGCAGAAGCAGCTGCGCTCGCGCGGCATCGAGTTTCGGCCCGAGAGCTACAACTGGTCGGTGGTGCAGGCGCTGCTCTCGCGCGGCGATCGGCGGCTGTCGCAGTTGCTGGAGCTCGCGCGCGAGTACGGCGAGTCAGTGGGCAGCTACAAGCGGGCTTTCAAGGCCCTGCGCGGCCACATCCCGCCGCTAGAATTCTACGTTCACCAGCACTGGCCCCGCGATCGCGTCTTGCCC